GAAGAACTGTCAGCTCATGTTACACAAAATATTATTAGAGAATTATTACCGCTAGTAGATAATTTTGAAAGAGCTTTAAATGCGGATAATAGTCAGGAAATAACATCCTTTAAAGAAGGAATTGATATGATTAATAAGCAATTTATCAATATTTTAGAGAAAAATGGCTTAGAAAAAATCAATTGTGTAGGTGAGCAATTTGATCCTAACTTTCACGAAGCTATTATGCGTGTGGAAGATGCTGATAAAGAAGATGGCACAATTGCTGATGAGTTGCAAAAAGGTTATATGGTTCAAGGAAAAGTAATTAGACCAAGTATGGTCAAAGTTGTAGGTAACTAAAATTTATATATATTTTCAAGGGGGATTTTAAATTATGGCAAAAGTAATAGGTATTGATTTGGGTACTACTAACTCCGTAGTAGCTGTTATGGAAGGGGGCGAACCTACTGTTATAGCAAATGCAGAAGGTAGCCGCATTACTCCTTCGGTTGTCGGGTTTTCCAAAAATGGTGAAAGATTAGTTGGTCAATTAGCAAAGCGTCAAGCGGTTTCTAATCCTGATCATACTTTTAGTTCTATTAAACGTTATATGGGAACAGACCATAAAGTTAATGTTGATGGTAAAGAATATTCACCACAAGAGATTTCTGCAATGATTTTGCAAAAACTAAAAGCGGATGCTGAAAGTTATTTAGGTGAAACTGTTACTCAAGCGGTAATTACAGTGCCTGCATATTTCAGTGATAGTCAGCGTCAAGCGACTAAAGATGCTGGAACAATTGCCGGATTAGAAGTGTTGCGTATTATTAATGAGCCAACAGCAGCATCGTTAGCTTATGGTATGGATAAAGGTGAAGAACATACTATCTTAGTATTTGACTTAGGTGGCGGTACTTTTGACGTTTCTATCTTAGAATTAGGTGATGGTGTTTTTGAAGTAAAAGCAACTAATGGTAACAACCGCCTTGGTGGTGATGATTTTGATGCTCGTGTTATGAAGTGGATGGTTGAAGAGTTTAAAAAAGAAAGTGGCATTGATTTATCTCAAGATAAAATGGCGGCTCAACGCTTATTGGAAGCAGCTGAAAAAGCAAAAATTGAATTATCAGGGGTGCTTTCCACTAATATCAATCTTCCGTTTATTACCGCTGATGCTAGTGGTCCAAAACATTTAGATTTAAATTTAACACGTGCTAAATTTGATGAATTAACAGCTGATTTAGTTGAAGCAACAATGGGGCCAACTAGACAAGCACTTGCAGATTCAGGTTTATCACAACAAGATATTGATAAAGTAATTTTAGTCGGTGGATCAACGAGAATTCCAGCAGTACAAGAAGCTATTAAGAAATATTTAGGACAAGAACCTCATCGTGGGGTTAATCCTGATGAATGTGTGGCGGTTGGAGCTGCTATTCAAGCCGGTGTATTAGTCGGTGACGTAAAAGATGTATTATTATTAGATGTAACTCCATTATCTTTAGGTATCGAGACAATGGGTCGAGTTTGTACGAAAATCATTGAAAGAAATACAACTATTCCAACGGAAAAAAGCCAAATTTTCTCTACTGCTGCTGATAATCAACCATCAGTTGATATTCATGTATTACAAGGTGAAAGAGAAATGGCTGATGGCAATAAAACATTAGGCAGATTTGAGTTGTCGGGTATTCCACCAGCTCCACGCGGTGTACCACGCATTGAAGTTACATTTAAAATTGATGCTAATGGTATTGTTCATGTTTCTGCTAAAGATTTAGGTACCGGTAAGGAACAAAAAATTACAATTACTTCTTCTGGTGGAATGAGCAATGAAGAAATTGATAGAATGGTTAAAGAAGCTGAAACTCATGCCGCTGAAGATAAAAAACGTAAAGAAGAAGTTGAAGTGAGAAATAACGCTGATTCTTTAGTATATCAAGCTGAAAAAGCAATTAAAGAGGTTGGAGAAAAAGCTGACAAAGCATTAGTGGAAAAAGTTCAAAAAGCAGCTGACCAGTTAAAAGAAAGCTTAAAAGGAACAGATATTGAAAAAATTAAAGCTGATACGGAAGAGTTAACAAAACCATTATATGAAATGAGTGCAGCAGCATATCAAGAAGCTGAAGGTGCGCAAGGTGCTCCGCAAGAGCAAACAGAAGCAAAAGATGACAATGTTGTTGATGCAGAATATAAAGTGGTAGATGACGAAAAGAAATAAGATTTAGGTTTTTTGACTCCGGCTATTAGTCGGAGTCAAAAGTGTGCTTGAAATATGTTAATGAGGGTGGTGTAGAGTGAGTAAACGCGATTATTATGAAGTGCTGGGCGTTAGTAAAAATGCTACTGACGATGAAATAAAAAAGGCTTTTAGAAAGTTAGCAAAAAAATATCATCCTGATGTTAATCGAGATAATTCTAAAGAGGCTGAAACGAAGTTTAAAGAAGCTAATGAAGCCTATGAAGTCTTATCGAATACTGAGCGTAGAGCTCAGTACGATCAGTTTGGTCATGCTGCATTTGATGGTTCTGCTGGTGGAGCCGGTGGTTTCGGTGGCGGTTTTGGTGGATCCGGCGGTTTTGGTGATATTTTTGATATGTTCTTTGGTGGTGGCAGTCAAGGGGGATTTGGTTTTGGTGGCGGTGGTCGCCGACAAAATGGTCCGGAGCGTGGTGCTGACTTACGCTATGATTTAGAAATTGAATTTAGTGAAGCTGCTTTTGGTAAAGATTTAGAAATAACAATCCCGAGAACGGAAAAATGTTCAACTTGCAAAGGTAGTGGGGCAGCGGAAGGCTCTCACCCGGAGACTTGTCCACAATGTAATGGTTCTGGTCAAGTTCAATTTACACAAAATACGCCATTTGGCAGAATGGTAAATGTCAAAACTTGTGAGCGTTGTAATGGCGAAGGAAAAATTATTCATAATCCTTGTAAAACTTGTGGTGGTAAAGGAACTACTAAAGTTAAACGAAAAATTGATATTAAAATACCGGCAGGGGTTGATGATGGAGCTAGATTAAGAGTCTCTGGCGAAGGTGAAGCTGGTAAACGCGGTGGTCCGGCTGGTGATTTATATGTTTATATTTATGTAAAGCCACATAAATTATTTATACGTGATAATTTTGACGTTATTTGCGAAGTGCCAATTAATTTTGTCCAAGCATCTTTAGGCGATGAAATTGAAGTGCCTACTTTGGACGGTAATGTAAAAATGAAAATTCCGGAAGGTACACAATCTGGAACGATATTAAGACTAAAACACAAAGGTATTCCTCATTTACGCGGACAAGGACGCGGTGATCAACATGTTAAAATTAAAGTTTTAACACCGCAAAAATTAAATGCTAAACAGAAAGATATTTTGCGGGAATTTGCCAAAGAAAGTGGCGAAAATATTAATCCGGAGCAAGAAAGTTTTTTTAAAAAATTCTTTAAAAATTCTTAAAGCTTTGGAACAACCAATTAAGCTTAGGCCGAGGGTAAACTCTCGGTCTAAATTTTTCTTAAAGAGGTGAGCTAGATGAATTGGCAAGAAATTAGTATTCAGACTAATCACGAAGCAGTCGAAGCTATTTCGAATATTTTTCAGGAAATTGGGGCAACTGGCGTTATTATTGAAGATCCACTGTTGGTTAATCAATATCTGGACTCAGGGTTATGGGATTATACCGATATTGAAAAAAGTGAAAATACAGAGGTTGTTATTATCAAAGCATATTTGCCGGTAGATGCTTACTTAGAAGATAGAATATTAAAATTTCAAGCACAAGTTGAGGCATTAGAGAGTTTTGGGATTAATAAGGGCTTAGGGATAATTTCATATCAAGATGTAGCTGAAGAAGATTGGGCTACTTCTTGGAAACAATATTTTCATCCCGTGAAAATTGGACAAAGGATAGTTATTAAGCCATCTTGGGAAGACTATCAAGCAAGTTCTGAGGAAATTATTATA
This genomic window from Negativicutes bacterium contains:
- the grpE gene encoding nucleotide exchange factor GrpE, which codes for MTKKEQEQLADEVQTETEVEVEVATNVAPENDEIAELKAQLAQKEEQIQENIDRLKRLQADFDNFRRRSRQEKEELSAHVTQNIIRELLPLVDNFERALNADNSQEITSFKEGIDMINKQFINILEKNGLEKINCVGEQFDPNFHEAIMRVEDADKEDGTIADELQKGYMVQGKVIRPSMVKVVGN
- the dnaJ gene encoding molecular chaperone DnaJ, whose protein sequence is MSKRDYYEVLGVSKNATDDEIKKAFRKLAKKYHPDVNRDNSKEAETKFKEANEAYEVLSNTERRAQYDQFGHAAFDGSAGGAGGFGGGFGGSGGFGDIFDMFFGGGSQGGFGFGGGGRRQNGPERGADLRYDLEIEFSEAAFGKDLEITIPRTEKCSTCKGSGAAEGSHPETCPQCNGSGQVQFTQNTPFGRMVNVKTCERCNGEGKIIHNPCKTCGGKGTTKVKRKIDIKIPAGVDDGARLRVSGEGEAGKRGGPAGDLYVYIYVKPHKLFIRDNFDVICEVPINFVQASLGDEIEVPTLDGNVKMKIPEGTQSGTILRLKHKGIPHLRGQGRGDQHVKIKVLTPQKLNAKQKDILREFAKESGENINPEQESFFKKFFKNS
- the dnaK gene encoding molecular chaperone DnaK yields the protein MAKVIGIDLGTTNSVVAVMEGGEPTVIANAEGSRITPSVVGFSKNGERLVGQLAKRQAVSNPDHTFSSIKRYMGTDHKVNVDGKEYSPQEISAMILQKLKADAESYLGETVTQAVITVPAYFSDSQRQATKDAGTIAGLEVLRIINEPTAASLAYGMDKGEEHTILVFDLGGGTFDVSILELGDGVFEVKATNGNNRLGGDDFDARVMKWMVEEFKKESGIDLSQDKMAAQRLLEAAEKAKIELSGVLSTNINLPFITADASGPKHLDLNLTRAKFDELTADLVEATMGPTRQALADSGLSQQDIDKVILVGGSTRIPAVQEAIKKYLGQEPHRGVNPDECVAVGAAIQAGVLVGDVKDVLLLDVTPLSLGIETMGRVCTKIIERNTTIPTEKSQIFSTAADNQPSVDIHVLQGEREMADGNKTLGRFELSGIPPAPRGVPRIEVTFKIDANGIVHVSAKDLGTGKEQKITITSSGGMSNEEIDRMVKEAETHAAEDKKRKEEVEVRNNADSLVYQAEKAIKEVGEKADKALVEKVQKAADQLKESLKGTDIEKIKADTEELTKPLYEMSAAAYQEAEGAQGAPQEQTEAKDDNVVDAEYKVVDDEKK